The following proteins are co-located in the Haemorhous mexicanus isolate bHaeMex1 chromosome 30, bHaeMex1.pri, whole genome shotgun sequence genome:
- the FAM136A gene encoding protein FAM136A, whose product MAEAAQGRVQAAVESAVQVLEREQIRAMQGTMFRCSARCCEDAAASMQEVQRCIERCHAPLARAQAIVTAELEHFQDRLSRCSLQCSDQAKDALDSGGSEPRVRGQLDACLATCGEQHLRLVPAMAKKMRDGLANIQQ is encoded by the exons ATGGCGGAGGCGGCGCAGGGCCGGGTGCAGGCCGCGGTGGAGAGCGCGGTGCAGGTGCTGGAGCGGGAGCAGATCCGCGCCATGCAG ggcaccaTGTTCCGCTGCAGCGCACGGTGCTGCGAGGATGCAGCAGCCTCCATGCAGGAGGTGCAGCGCTGCATCGAGCGCTGCCACGCGCCCCTGGCCCGCGCCCAGGCCATCGTCACCGCCGAGCTCGAGCACTTCCAG GACCGGCTGAGCCGCTGCTCGCTGCAGTGCTCGGACCAGGCCAAGGACGCGCTGGACTCGGGGGGCTCGGAGCCGCGCGTGCGGGGCCAGCTGGACGCCTGCCTGGCCACCTGCGGGGAGCAGCACCTGCGCCTCGTGCCCGCCATGGCCAAGAAGATGCGGGACGGGCTGGCCAACATCCAGCAGTGA